In one window of Anaerobacillus alkaliphilus DNA:
- a CDS encoding Uma2 family endonuclease, which translates to MGMPEGKKYYTYSDFLEIEEEFLCEVIDGTVISMSPSPTPKHQDVVDELTAEFKIYLRGKDCMAYSSPIDVCLFADKETNTEDIKDWVQPDLMVVCDKNKVGEKYIIGAPDLVIEVLSPSTARNDRLVKYNSYEKAGVKEYWIVDPYNMSVEIYSLDGKTYKQLGVFGKDDLLTVDTFKDMQIDLKNIFKA; encoded by the coding sequence ATGGGAATGCCGGAAGGGAAGAAATATTACACTTATTCTGACTTTCTTGAAATAGAAGAGGAGTTCTTATGTGAGGTAATTGATGGGACCGTGATTAGCATGTCACCATCTCCAACCCCAAAACATCAAGATGTAGTAGATGAACTAACAGCAGAATTTAAGATTTATTTACGCGGAAAAGATTGTATGGCTTATTCATCCCCGATTGATGTTTGTTTATTTGCTGATAAAGAAACTAACACTGAAGATATAAAAGATTGGGTACAGCCTGATTTAATGGTTGTTTGCGATAAAAATAAAGTCGGTGAAAAATACATTATTGGAGCACCAGACTTGGTAATAGAGGTTCTTTCACCCTCAACTGCAAGGAATGACCGTTTGGTAAAGTATAATAGTTATGAAAAAGCAGGAGTAAAGGAATATTGGATCGTCGACCCATATAATATGTCTGTTGAGATTTATAGTCTTGATGGGAAAACTTACAAACAGCTAGGAGTCTTTGGAAAAGATGATTTACTAACTGTTGACACTTTTAAAGATATGCAAATTGATTTAAAAAATATTTTTAAAGCATAA
- a CDS encoding ABC transporter ATP-binding protein: protein MESLRWIWGYIKKFKLRYFIGLFLALFVSGLNMLNPYFAGQIVDEVIYGSKEDLLWPLLGLMIGVTVFKSAIRYSYQLMFESVSQNVIHRIRDKLYHKIQQLDFRFFDKTKTGDIMARMTGDMEAVRHFTAWTIYMIFENFTTLLFAVGFMFYIHAPLALTLVAITPIIGFLAFRLSHDVKPTFSEIRGQFAKLNSVVQENISGNRVVKAFAREDYEVDKFSVENQSFKDKNLKSAKIWEKYLPVLDTLAGFLTVLMILIGGIMVIRGSLTIGELVVFNSLIWALNNPMRMAGWLINDVQRFVASAEKIQELLNVKSNILTPTKPKAINNCTGLVEFKDVSFSYGEEQVLTDIHFTAKPGQTIALIGPTGSGKSTLINLLCRFYDVDEGEVIVSNTNVKEWDVQKLRENTAIVMQDIFLFSDTIEGNIAYGVPDATIEEIQEAAKMAEAHSFIMELPEGYDTIIGERGVGLSGGQKQRIALARALLKDPAILILDDTTSSVDMETEHTIQQTLKEFNQNKTCFIIAHRISSIKDADLILVMENGRIIERGKHEELLMKKNFYYNVYKNQYGDFDGMQHSEEVVISGT from the coding sequence GTGGAAAGTTTACGTTGGATTTGGGGTTACATTAAGAAGTTCAAGCTTCGATATTTTATAGGGCTGTTTTTGGCCCTATTTGTTTCCGGTTTAAATATGCTCAATCCTTATTTTGCTGGTCAAATTGTGGATGAAGTAATCTACGGTAGTAAGGAAGATTTGTTATGGCCTTTACTAGGTCTAATGATTGGTGTGACAGTCTTCAAATCTGCGATTCGTTATAGCTATCAGTTAATGTTTGAGAGTGTCTCGCAAAATGTAATTCATAGAATTCGAGATAAACTCTATCACAAAATTCAGCAGTTGGACTTTCGTTTTTTTGATAAAACGAAAACGGGAGATATAATGGCTCGAATGACAGGTGACATGGAGGCAGTGAGGCATTTTACGGCTTGGACGATTTATATGATTTTCGAAAATTTTACAACGTTGTTATTTGCAGTCGGGTTTATGTTTTATATTCACGCTCCGTTAGCACTAACTTTGGTGGCTATTACGCCAATCATTGGTTTTTTGGCGTTTCGTTTGTCCCATGATGTTAAACCGACATTTTCAGAAATTCGCGGACAGTTTGCAAAGTTGAACTCGGTTGTACAGGAAAATATTAGTGGGAACCGGGTAGTCAAGGCTTTTGCTAGGGAAGACTACGAAGTCGATAAATTCTCCGTAGAAAATCAATCATTTAAGGATAAGAACCTTAAGTCAGCGAAAATCTGGGAAAAATATTTACCGGTTCTCGATACGTTAGCTGGTTTTCTCACAGTTTTGATGATATTAATCGGTGGAATTATGGTGATTCGCGGTTCGTTAACGATTGGTGAATTAGTTGTATTCAACTCACTGATCTGGGCTCTGAATAACCCAATGAGAATGGCCGGATGGCTGATTAACGATGTCCAAAGATTTGTTGCATCTGCTGAGAAAATTCAGGAGCTACTAAATGTAAAATCGAACATCCTGACTCCTACAAAGCCAAAGGCAATCAACAATTGTACTGGTTTGGTAGAATTTAAGGATGTTAGTTTTAGCTATGGAGAGGAACAAGTGTTAACGGATATTCATTTCACAGCTAAACCAGGGCAAACAATTGCTCTGATTGGACCTACAGGCTCTGGGAAGTCGACTTTAATTAATCTCCTATGTCGTTTTTATGATGTAGATGAAGGCGAAGTGATTGTTTCAAACACCAATGTTAAGGAATGGGATGTCCAGAAGCTCCGTGAAAATACGGCGATTGTTATGCAAGATATTTTCTTATTTTCCGATACAATTGAGGGAAATATCGCGTACGGAGTACCTGATGCTACGATAGAGGAAATTCAAGAAGCGGCAAAAATGGCGGAGGCTCACAGCTTTATCATGGAGTTACCAGAAGGGTATGACACGATTATCGGTGAAAGAGGTGTAGGGCTTTCAGGCGGGCAGAAACAAAGGATAGCCTTAGCACGCGCTTTATTAAAAGACCCAGCAATTCTTATTTTAGATGATACTACCTCTAGTGTTGATATGGAAACAGAACATACAATTCAGCAAACGTTAAAAGAATTTAATCAAAACAAAACATGTTTTATCATCGCACATCGGATTTCTTCAATTAAAGATGCGGATTTAATCCTAGTGATGGAAAATGGAAGAATTATTGAACGAGGCAAGCATGAGGAGTTGCTTATGAAAAAGAACTTCTATTATAACGTTTATAAAAATCAATATGGTGATTTTGATGGAATGCAGCATAGTGAGGAAGTGGTAATCAGTGGCACGTAA
- a CDS encoding ABC transporter ATP-binding protein, whose protein sequence is MARNKFDIDEELEAPFQLSHFKRLVGYLKPYKKLMIMTVCLMLLASVANLIGPYLIKVAIDEKIPNGDTAGLAMLAGIYLVAIIITGICLKYRIRIMSRIGQSVIQHIRKDLFTKLQKLDFSYYDSRPHGKILVRVVNYVNSLSDLLSNGVINLITDLFSIFVIICFMLMIDVKLTLMAMVGFPILALIVFLIKNAQRRAWQNLSNKQSNMNAYIHESINGIKVTQAFAREHENARIFNEVSGNYRTSWMKAVRIQFLLWPSIENISVLSVSFIYVVGISAIGDGVTVGSLVAFVGYMWMFWMPLANIGNFYNAIINAMAYLERIFETIDEKPTLTDAPNAKTLPVINGRVEFDNVTFGYEREEKTLDQIQFVANPGDTIALVGATGSGKTTIVNLISRFYDVNSGQVKIDDIDIKTVTIPSLRKQMGIMLQDPFIFSGTIMDNIRYGRLDASDEEVIAAAKAVQAHQFISRMEDGYLTEVNERGTRLSTGQRQLISFARVLLADPRILILDEATSSIDTETELALQKGLETLLAGRTSFIIAHRLSTIQKATNIFFIDKGKIIERGTHDELISQRGHYWKLHNSHKRAVV, encoded by the coding sequence GTGGCACGTAACAAATTTGATATTGATGAAGAATTAGAAGCTCCCTTTCAGTTATCTCATTTTAAAAGATTAGTAGGTTACCTGAAGCCTTATAAGAAACTAATGATTATGACGGTCTGTTTGATGCTGCTCGCAAGTGTAGCGAACTTAATCGGTCCTTATTTAATTAAAGTTGCCATTGATGAGAAAATTCCTAATGGAGACACCGCTGGCCTTGCGATGCTTGCTGGTATTTACCTAGTTGCCATTATTATTACTGGCATCTGCTTAAAATACCGCATCCGGATCATGTCTCGAATAGGTCAAAGTGTGATTCAACATATTCGAAAAGATCTATTTACGAAGTTACAAAAGCTAGATTTTTCATATTATGACAGCCGTCCGCATGGGAAAATTCTTGTTAGGGTTGTCAATTATGTGAATTCCTTAAGTGACCTGTTATCAAATGGCGTGATTAACCTAATCACCGATTTGTTTAGCATTTTTGTCATCATCTGTTTTATGCTGATGATTGACGTTAAATTAACTTTGATGGCAATGGTCGGATTTCCAATTTTGGCCTTGATTGTATTTTTAATTAAGAATGCGCAGCGTCGAGCTTGGCAAAATCTTAGCAACAAACAATCAAACATGAATGCCTACATTCATGAGAGTATTAATGGGATTAAAGTGACACAAGCATTTGCTCGTGAACATGAGAATGCGAGAATTTTCAATGAGGTTTCGGGCAACTATCGAACTTCATGGATGAAGGCTGTGAGAATTCAATTCTTACTTTGGCCATCCATCGAAAATATCTCCGTTTTATCAGTCTCGTTCATTTATGTTGTTGGGATTTCAGCGATTGGAGATGGAGTGACTGTAGGGTCATTAGTTGCCTTTGTCGGCTATATGTGGATGTTTTGGATGCCGCTTGCCAATATCGGAAACTTTTATAATGCGATTATCAATGCGATGGCCTATTTGGAACGAATTTTCGAAACAATTGATGAAAAGCCAACACTGACAGATGCTCCAAATGCCAAGACACTTCCGGTCATTAATGGACGAGTGGAGTTTGACAATGTTACGTTTGGTTATGAAAGAGAAGAGAAAACTCTCGATCAAATTCAATTTGTTGCCAATCCTGGAGACACGATCGCTCTTGTAGGAGCGACTGGATCAGGAAAAACAACGATCGTTAATTTGATCAGTCGGTTTTACGATGTAAATAGTGGCCAAGTGAAGATTGATGATATTGATATTAAGACAGTCACGATCCCGTCGCTACGTAAGCAAATGGGGATCATGCTTCAAGATCCATTTATTTTCTCTGGTACGATTATGGATAATATTCGCTACGGCAGACTTGATGCCTCTGATGAAGAAGTCATTGCAGCAGCAAAGGCAGTTCAGGCCCATCAATTTATTAGTCGGATGGAAGACGGATATCTAACGGAAGTCAACGAACGAGGTACGAGGCTTTCGACGGGACAAAGGCAGTTAATTTCATTTGCGAGAGTGCTACTCGCCGACCCAAGAATTCTCATTCTAGATGAGGCCACGTCTTCAATTGATACTGAGACGGAGCTAGCTCTACAAAAAGGGTTAGAAACGTTATTAGCCGGCAGAACATCCTTTATCATTGCTCATAGACTATCAACAATCCAAAAGGCGACAAACATCTTCTTTATTGACAAAGGAAAGATCATCGAACGTGGAACGCACGATGAACTCATTAGTCAAAGAGGACACTACTGGAAACTCCATAACTCCCACAAACGTGCAGTGGTCTGA
- a CDS encoding FdhF/YdeP family oxidoreductase produces the protein MGKSKHQGPISISKMPTPRHWVSPIPFGLGKVKPKHIRDAVKVVWENKDNLHYASNILTKGVCDGCALGVSGLQDQTLKGAHMCTTRLNVLRLNTMPAMKQEIVHADIDELKKYSSAELRQLGRIPYPLIRRKGERKFSRISWDDAMDMIAAKIKSLDPEQYAFYLTSRGITNESYYVAGKVARFLGTNNIDNASRICHSPSKTGLVRSIGVGASTANYQDWIGTDVLLFWGSVASNSSPVSTKYMLAAKKKGTKIIVVNPYKEPAMEKYWVPSNLESALFGTKVADDFYQVNIGGDIAFMHGIMKHWFELEEKAHGSAINHHFVQKHVKHYDELKAHVNKQSWDEIVKSSGISKERIGELSELLARSKNAVFAWALGLTMHSFATDNISQVANLALLRGFIGRKNNGLMPFRGHSSVQGTSEMGCDPFVLPGGGWDEKNVKRIEALWKFNLPKWQGDILGVSLENALLPNDHARKLKLYYMSGGNFLETMPNPVFVEKALSQLDIRVHQDIIFNTSTLVDAKEAVIVLPAKTRYEQEGGGTSTSTERMVYYSPEIEGNKQAVKEARAEWKIYIDLAKRVKPDFASLIDFKDGQAIRDEIANANPNYDGVQYLKKQGDVFQWGGAWLCEDGIFPTPDEKANLLSIEIPKLKKSEGQFYVMTRRGKQFNSMIYNKIDPFNGTERYDVLLNEKDANELNIINGEPIVVYNEHGTFQGKAHFAEIIRGNIGLHFPEGNFLIPKGIYDGPSGIPQYSVAVKVEKAERFHARKDVNYLEKRIEDLETEVS, from the coding sequence ATGGGAAAAAGCAAACACCAAGGTCCGATATCGATTTCAAAAATGCCTACGCCACGGCATTGGGTAAGTCCTATTCCATTCGGTTTAGGCAAAGTAAAGCCTAAACATATTCGGGATGCTGTGAAAGTGGTCTGGGAGAATAAAGATAATTTACATTATGCCTCTAATATCCTGACAAAAGGTGTGTGCGACGGCTGCGCGTTAGGTGTTTCGGGTCTGCAGGATCAAACGCTTAAGGGTGCACACATGTGTACGACGCGATTAAATGTTTTACGTTTAAATACAATGCCAGCGATGAAACAGGAGATTGTTCACGCTGATATTGATGAATTGAAAAAATATAGCAGTGCAGAGCTCAGGCAATTAGGACGGATCCCATACCCTTTAATTCGTCGAAAGGGAGAAAGGAAATTTTCTCGCATTAGCTGGGACGATGCGATGGATATGATTGCAGCAAAAATAAAATCATTAGATCCAGAACAGTATGCATTCTATTTAACTTCAAGAGGAATTACCAATGAATCATACTATGTCGCTGGGAAAGTCGCACGATTTCTAGGAACAAATAATATTGATAATGCCTCGCGCATTTGTCACTCGCCTTCAAAAACAGGGTTAGTCCGTTCAATTGGAGTTGGGGCAAGTACGGCCAATTACCAAGACTGGATTGGAACAGATGTCCTATTGTTCTGGGGAAGTGTTGCCTCGAATAGTTCACCAGTTTCTACGAAATATATGTTGGCTGCCAAGAAGAAGGGGACGAAAATCATTGTCGTAAACCCTTATAAAGAGCCAGCGATGGAAAAATATTGGGTTCCATCTAACCTAGAATCTGCGTTATTCGGTACGAAGGTTGCCGATGATTTTTACCAAGTAAACATCGGTGGCGATATTGCCTTTATGCATGGGATTATGAAGCATTGGTTTGAGCTGGAAGAAAAAGCTCATGGTTCAGCGATTAACCATCATTTTGTTCAGAAACATGTAAAACATTATGATGAGTTAAAAGCTCACGTCAACAAACAATCATGGGATGAAATAGTAAAATCATCCGGTATTTCAAAAGAAAGAATTGGAGAGTTATCAGAGCTTTTAGCCCGTAGTAAAAATGCCGTGTTTGCCTGGGCTCTAGGATTAACGATGCATTCATTTGCGACGGATAACATTTCACAAGTCGCAAACCTAGCTCTTTTAAGAGGATTTATTGGTCGGAAAAATAATGGTCTCATGCCTTTTAGAGGTCATTCGAGCGTGCAGGGTACGAGTGAAATGGGTTGTGACCCATTTGTTTTACCAGGTGGTGGCTGGGATGAAAAAAATGTGAAACGGATTGAAGCGCTATGGAAGTTTAATCTTCCGAAATGGCAAGGTGATATTTTAGGAGTTTCTCTTGAAAATGCACTTTTACCTAATGATCATGCTAGAAAGTTAAAGCTCTACTACATGAGTGGTGGTAACTTCTTAGAAACGATGCCTAATCCAGTTTTTGTAGAGAAAGCTTTATCACAGCTAGATATTCGTGTTCACCAAGACATTATTTTTAATACATCGACGTTAGTAGATGCAAAAGAAGCTGTGATCGTCCTTCCAGCAAAAACACGCTATGAACAAGAAGGTGGCGGAACCTCTACGTCAACGGAACGGATGGTTTATTACTCACCAGAAATTGAGGGGAATAAACAGGCAGTGAAAGAGGCACGAGCAGAGTGGAAAATATATATTGATTTAGCAAAACGTGTAAAGCCAGATTTTGCTAGTCTGATAGATTTTAAGGACGGTCAAGCGATTCGTGATGAAATTGCTAATGCAAATCCAAATTATGATGGTGTTCAATACCTGAAAAAGCAAGGAGATGTGTTTCAGTGGGGTGGGGCATGGTTATGTGAGGATGGGATTTTTCCTACTCCGGATGAAAAAGCAAACTTACTTTCAATCGAAATTCCTAAGTTGAAAAAATCCGAAGGTCAATTTTATGTGATGACGCGACGGGGCAAGCAATTTAATTCGATGATCTATAACAAGATTGATCCTTTTAACGGGACAGAACGCTATGATGTATTGCTGAATGAAAAAGATGCAAATGAATTGAACATTATCAATGGTGAACCAATAGTCGTCTACAATGAGCATGGTACATTCCAAGGGAAAGCGCATTTTGCTGAGATTATTAGGGGGAATATTGGACTTCATTTTCCAGAAGGGAACTTCTTAATTCCTAAAGGGATTTATGATGGTCCGTCCGGTATCCCTCAATATAGTGTTGCCGTGAAAGTTGAAAAAGCAGAACGTTTTCATGCCAGAAAAGATGTGAATTACTTAGAAAAACGGATTGAAGATCTTGAAACAGAGGTTAGCTAA
- a CDS encoding CBO0543 family protein: MKTERLEALREVTLLTEKLSTLQIEYWQEYSNINTWGFKAVLLMFIIPLVVLYFTIDRENILLLGFYGLNIHVWFSYINIASVKQGFIEYPYELIPFIPGNLSLDAALIPVLYMLVYQWTIKHRKNFYIYSFALTVILAFAFKPFLAIVNLIVLNEGTNYVHIFIAYCIIFLLSRIITVIFLKMQRNPSIPNN; the protein is encoded by the coding sequence ATGAAAACAGAACGGTTAGAAGCCTTAAGAGAAGTAACCTTATTAACTGAGAAACTAAGCACTTTACAAATTGAGTATTGGCAAGAATACTCGAACATCAATACTTGGGGTTTCAAGGCCGTTCTCTTAATGTTCATTATTCCTTTGGTTGTTTTATACTTTACTATTGATCGAGAAAACATCTTATTGTTAGGGTTTTATGGGCTGAATATACACGTATGGTTTAGTTATATAAATATCGCAAGTGTAAAGCAAGGTTTTATCGAGTATCCCTATGAATTAATTCCATTTATTCCAGGTAACTTGTCATTAGATGCCGCCCTAATACCTGTTTTGTATATGCTAGTATACCAATGGACAATTAAGCATAGGAAGAATTTTTATATTTACTCATTCGCATTAACAGTCATTTTGGCATTTGCATTCAAGCCTTTTCTAGCAATTGTAAATCTAATTGTGCTAAATGAAGGTACAAATTATGTACACATCTTTATTGCATATTGCATCATATTTTTATTATCTAGAATCATTACTGTCATTTTCTTGAAAATGCAGCGAAATCCAAGTATTCCGAACAACTAA
- a CDS encoding CBO0543 family protein, which translates to MVLDPWIWWLIFRKKDSTQRLLLGGIWAMFIATWLNYIGVTMGLWRYNVKTIPVIPDFLAWDFSLMPVYIMTIIQIKPNIGPIPKSLFFATTTAFGAEPLFDWLGFFDYPNWHYIASFPFYIVIFLIAHNLVYGKQFNEIS; encoded by the coding sequence TTGGTACTAGACCCTTGGATATGGTGGCTTATCTTTCGAAAAAAGGATAGTACCCAACGACTTTTATTAGGTGGAATTTGGGCAATGTTTATTGCCACATGGCTGAATTATATAGGGGTAACAATGGGCTTGTGGAGATATAATGTTAAGACAATTCCAGTCATACCTGACTTTTTAGCTTGGGATTTTTCATTAATGCCAGTATATATTATGACAATTATCCAGATAAAACCAAATATAGGTCCCATCCCAAAATCATTATTTTTCGCTACCACTACAGCTTTTGGCGCTGAACCACTTTTCGACTGGCTTGGATTTTTTGATTACCCAAATTGGCATTATATCGCTTCGTTTCCTTTTTATATAGTAATATTTCTAATTGCTCATAATTTAGTGTATGGGAAGCAATTTAATGAAATAAGCTAA
- a CDS encoding CBO0543 family protein, with protein MKHIIMLLVLIMINGRYKTWRRLPENLPTLIYVAFINLIYYFVSQKKKVWEFRSNDLSLKKVRFIQSFLATPLITLLYLSGVPYSLGKSKVMHFLLYTGVSTFFEWLANKKLKMISFYNGWNIQWSLLIYIQLFLFAHLYKKYPMIIWLMTILSIDQYVRLFSIPIQQEMFRPSEIKDFLENTYY; from the coding sequence ATGAAACATATCATTATGCTGTTGGTACTTATCATGATAAATGGTAGGTATAAGACGTGGAGAAGACTTCCAGAAAACCTACCAACTCTTATATACGTAGCCTTTATTAATTTGATTTATTATTTTGTTTCCCAGAAAAAGAAAGTGTGGGAATTTCGGTCAAATGATTTGTCATTAAAGAAAGTTAGGTTTATTCAAAGTTTCCTTGCTACGCCATTAATAACTTTATTATATCTTTCCGGAGTTCCGTATAGCTTAGGAAAATCGAAGGTTATGCATTTTCTACTGTATACTGGTGTTTCCACGTTTTTCGAATGGTTGGCAAACAAGAAACTTAAAATGATCTCTTTTTATAATGGTTGGAATATACAATGGTCACTTCTTATTTATATACAGTTATTTTTGTTTGCACATTTATATAAGAAGTATCCAATGATTATCTGGCTGATGACGATACTGTCTATTGATCAATATGTGCGCCTGTTTAGCATTCCTATACAGCAAGAGATGTTTCGGCCGAGTGAAATAAAAGATTTTTTAGAAAATACTTATTATTAA
- a CDS encoding spore coat protein, whose translation MQQQQMNQPSNQQMQHMPILQDPDIVYSYLADLKRTAREYTTAVTESNCPEVRQQFEQLLQSCLQMQGQVYQLMSQQGWYNTSSSVQSQEIMKQITTYQQTQQKTQQLVQKFVQ comes from the coding sequence ATGCAACAACAGCAAATGAATCAACCATCGAATCAACAAATGCAACATATGCCAATATTACAAGATCCGGACATCGTGTATTCTTATTTAGCTGATTTAAAGCGAACAGCTAGAGAATATACGACTGCTGTGACAGAGTCTAATTGTCCTGAAGTCCGTCAGCAATTTGAACAGCTTTTACAAAGTTGCCTTCAAATGCAAGGCCAAGTTTATCAACTTATGTCTCAACAAGGTTGGTACAACACTTCATCTTCAGTGCAAAGCCAAGAGATTATGAAACAAATAACAACTTATCAACAAACCCAACAAAAAACACAGCAGTTAGTTCAAAAATTCGTTCAATAG
- a CDS encoding YjcZ family sporulation protein, whose translation MGVGHGAGAGFALILVLFILLVIIGTAYVGY comes from the coding sequence ATGGGTGTAGGTCATGGAGCTGGTGCAGGATTTGCGTTAATCCTAGTATTGTTTATCTTATTAGTAATCATCGGTACAGCGTACGTAGGTTACTAA
- the fdhD gene encoding formate dehydrogenase accessory sulfurtransferase FdhD → MESRKIRKFNGHTFEEVDDVIAIEYPLTIVVDGEEFATMVCTPDHLDELVIGFLASEGVIRLIEDIEALSIDEDRGFAYVELVQKQTFSKDFYSKRFIGACCGKSRQFYLHNDVKTAKTFMKNIEVSVSHCFALMKKMQEESTDFQLTGGLHNGSLCTNNQILLSRSDIGRHNVLDKIHGYCLKNKVSITDKMIAFSGRISSEVLLKVSKIGVGIILSKSAPTTLAINLANDLGITAIGFVRGQSLNVYSHPERIVL, encoded by the coding sequence ATGGAAAGTCGAAAAATTAGGAAATTCAATGGTCATACGTTTGAAGAAGTCGACGACGTGATCGCCATCGAGTATCCATTAACGATCGTTGTCGACGGGGAAGAGTTTGCGACAATGGTATGTACCCCTGACCATTTAGATGAATTAGTGATTGGTTTTTTAGCTTCAGAAGGAGTCATTCGTTTAATTGAAGATATAGAGGCTTTATCGATTGATGAAGATCGCGGTTTTGCTTATGTGGAGTTAGTACAAAAGCAGACCTTTAGCAAAGACTTTTATTCAAAACGATTTATTGGCGCATGCTGCGGGAAAAGTAGACAATTTTACCTTCATAACGATGTGAAAACAGCGAAAACGTTTATGAAGAATATTGAAGTTTCCGTCTCGCATTGCTTTGCCTTAATGAAAAAAATGCAAGAGGAATCCACAGACTTTCAACTAACTGGCGGACTTCATAATGGATCTCTTTGTACGAACAATCAAATCTTGCTATCAAGATCTGATATAGGAAGACATAATGTGTTAGATAAAATACACGGATACTGTTTAAAAAATAAAGTTTCGATCACTGACAAAATGATTGCCTTTAGCGGAAGAATTTCATCTGAAGTTTTGTTAAAGGTTTCAAAAATCGGAGTGGGCATTATTCTGTCAAAGTCGGCCCCAACAACATTAGCAATTAATCTAGCGAATGACTTAGGCATTACCGCTATTGGGTTTGTCCGTGGACAAAGTTTAAATGTTTATAGTCATCCAGAGAGGATTGTTTTGTAG